In Zingiber officinale cultivar Zhangliang chromosome 3A, Zo_v1.1, whole genome shotgun sequence, the DNA window GTTTATGGTTTCATTCAAAACCTATTCATCATAATATTCATACAACCCTCTAGCAGGCCACTGGAATCCCACATTGCGATCTTTTGCTTATCCATATCTGAAATCCATCGACCCCAGCATTATGGTTCATTTTCACATTAAATCCCTATGACTTCAGTGAACACACTGAGCAGATCAATTTTGATATGGAAAATCACCTATCAGGTATTCAGTGCAAAAACAATTTTTTGACAGAATTCTTAACACACCTGCTGTGACGCAGTGCTAAGCTGCAGTTCAAGATCCTGCATCTTCTCCTTTTTCGCCAAGAACTCCTTGTCTTCCTCCACCAACAATGGTTTCACCCCTCCCCATTCGATAGTCACTGCCTGCTTCAACTCTTTGAATATCCTCAGCAAGTCTCTGCCTCCCTTTGCTGGTTGCACCACCTCCTGCGGGGCAACCTGCGCAGCTGCTCCAAATAGCTGCTTCGGCAGTCTCACCGCCCCATCCAGCATCCTCGAAGCCACATCAGTGGTCGTCGGCAATGGCAGCTTCCCCTTCGCCTGCAGGAACACCCTAAGTTCATCGCTCATCCCGATCACCGGGTGCTCCGCGAGCCGCCACAGGTACTTCTCAAGAGCCGACCGCCGCTGCTCCACGAACTCGTTCTTCTGCATCACCTGGCTCTCGACCACACTCTTATCGGGCCTCGGGGGAATACAAAAACCCCGGTAGCCCTCCGCCAGTCTATTGGCGAGTGTGACAACGTCCCGGAACCGGCGCCGCACACTAAACTCAACAGGCTCCGATTCTCCGTCCCCGTTAGCCGCAGAACCGAAGCGCATTTGAGAAGTGATCAGATATGTGAAGTAGGTCCCACCGCCGGGGACGAGCGAGTTCACGGTCTCCTGCTCCTTGTTCGGATCGGAAACGGAGATTTTGAGGTAGTCCGACCTCGCGGCGCGGGTGGATCTGGGGGAGGAGTCTCGGCGGAGCATGGACCCATTATCAGCGCCATTGTCGTCGTCGCCGTTCTGCGAGTCGAAGGGACTAAAGACGATGTCTGCATAGGAAGGCGGATCCAGGAAAGAAGAAGCCGTGGACGGGGCGGGATCCCCGCCGTCGCCTGAGGCGGTGGAGGAAAGAGGGAAATGCAGGGCGGAAGGGGGAGAGATGAATAGATCCCCGTCGGAGGATGCTGAAATGGCGGCGGGGAGAGAGGATACAGTGGACGGCGAGTCCGAGAGCGCGAGGCTCTCCATCTCTTCTATCTCCGGAGGCGAATCGAAGCCGAAGGCGACCTCCGATCCCATCATCGCGGCGTTACCGCCGTGACCTTCCCAAATTAAGGAATAAATCAAACAAAATTGAAGAAGAATCGCCGAAGGAGGAGGAAGCGAAGACTGCGCACCGGCGGTGACGAGCTGAGGATAAGGGTCGCCGACGCAAGTATGCAACGTCTGTCACGTGGCCTAGCACGTGACCGCGGAGGTATCGTGGGGTCGGGGATGGCGGGCGTGGCGTTTCCTAGACGGTTAATTCGGTCCTAATGCATATATTAAATCACACGCTACGGCTACCCATTTCGCACACGTCCCCTCATTGACAGTCGCAAGGTTGCTATCTAGTGGGAGCGGGACCTACCACGGGTAGCAGTCTTTTGGCTGGTTATATTTTCCCACGAGTTTCAACTGATTTCTGATTGGAAGAAACAACGTGTCTCATGTGGGGTCCACGCAAAATAACCAATCAGTTATCGAGCCAGCAGGAGGTGGGCCCCTGTAGATTATGTTGTTTCTTCAGCCTCGCAGACTCATTGATCGACAAAATGCTTGAGACAGTACGATATTAACTTGAGCACCCTTGAATTTGTAGGTTTCCAGTTCAGCCCCATGAGCACCCTTTAACTTCTAGTGTACCCGGCTCTTGAATGCCCCTTCGACTTGTAGAGTGAAGGGGCATGATGGTGTACCTCAGCACCTCTCGGTGCTTGCTACAATAGCAGAGTCCATCTGGATAATCTACTCGGGTTATAGACTAGGAGCGTTGAATTCGACGTTGTTGTTCCAAGCTATTTCCGTATCTTTCTTCTTTCTCACATGGGAAATTCAAAGTTTATCCTTTTCTAAACTCCACTAGGCCCCTAGGCAACGTCCGAGTAGCTTTGATAGTGGTTTCGCCCATACCTTGCTAGACCCTATGCTCGAGCTCGACCTATTCACATGGCTCCCGCTAAATAGCATAGATCTCCATCAACCCTTATATTGTTAAAGCAATTGGTATGAtcctatattttgatatttgagtaaaagtttaaattaggtttattattatatttgatatacgTTTGTGTACAAGATGCAGGTACAATATGATGAAGTCTAAGTATGTAGCCTTAGCGGTATAAATCCAAGTGTGTATAGCCTTGGCAATATAAATCTAAGTGTGACTTGACATGATAAAGTCCTagtgtgtagccttgtcgatgtAAATCCAAGTATGCAGCCTTggtaatgtaagtccaagtgtgacttggcatggTAAAGACCCGACAACAAAGATAAAGTGGGAAGAATGGGGAAGCATCCGAGGGATATGAGGCTGAAGGAAGCAtcttgaaggcaagacgtgaaggatggggaagtatccgagagacgcaaggctgaGGGAAGATAGCAAGAAGGCGAGGTCAAAGTTGTGtgggcaaggacgagtgcatgagagattatactcagGGTAAAACCCTAAATTTAGGATTTACTAGTCAACTGGTGGGAGCAAACAGAGGGTTCTTTTTGCTCAGCCATTGTGGAGCAATCAACTGGTATCGAGTCATTGAATTTTAATGGTCAAATTTTCACAGAGGTCAGTTGACTAGTGAAATTGGCAATCGGCTTACAACAGAAACATAGCTTGTGTGTTTTCTCCCAAACTCTATATAATGGAGTTCGGGATGACTATCTTGGGTAAcgaaattagaggtggttaactTTTAATTAGAATCTCTAAGCCCTCAAGTGCAATCCAAGGTCTTGAtcaagtttgtggtgaggtttctccaccaataaagaggattgtgctagccggagtttgttggggactaatccaccaacggataGGGATCACCGCCTTAAGGacaatcgtggagtaggagctttatctccgaatcacgttaaatgaacgtgttaaagtttgcatttctttcttatctttagtgttggatcgtgaaagtcgatagagggggggtgaatatcgattgaaAATTATTCGTAGCGAGTTAGAGTAAGCAGCAGAAAAATAAAAGCGAAACAATGCTAAAacaaaccaatttacttggttcggagtcttcgtcgactcctactccaagatccgcactcgttgagtacttttgttgggcaattcactagcagttcgcaaAAGGTTACAAATGCAAGTACACGAACTTTaaaaagaaataccgacaacaaaataaaggaaagaaaaaactcTTGGCAGCACGTTGTCAGAGGAGCTTTGCAACGTCACAGGAGCACAGCGCAGTGGACCAGATGTCGTTCTTATTTGAAGCTCTGGTGGAGGCCTATTTTTATAGGCGTGCTCCGAGCGCcgggatcccttccgggcacctggactgtGATGTCGTCTGACTAATCAGCGCGCTCTAAGCTGTCGAGGATAGAATTTgccttccaggcgctcggatcccttccgagcgcccggaccacctttctccagaaggtCCTTTTCTTGTAAgaaagtgttagtccgaggcaaaataaaagttatactaccctacaaaataaaagttaacacaaatataataaaaaattagtaattagattccgtctcactaagaccggaatctagtcacgatctcaacttagattcctgaaatggttctaagttggatcgacacctactgttccctcgaacggggaacgcgtcctcaccaagtcactctcctccagtgacttaccttaacttacctgccaactttcaggtcagcccgtcgacccgtttggacttcgtgccaactttcaggtcagcctgtcgacctaactggacttcgtgccagacatcaggtcagcccgtcgacctatctggacttcgtgccagctatcaggtcagcccgtcgacctagctaggtttcgtgccagctatccggtcagctcgtcgacctagctgggcttctcctgcacacttcgtcaaagtgttagatcacaatgaaactaacttaacctacttttgtcattcatcataacctgagttagactgttaatgCTAacaacaccaacaatctccccctttttgatgcaataacaacctgagttaagttagtgaaaaatatacaaaaagtaAGTAGCAATCAACGACTTGGTTTTTAAGTTAGACTtggtttatatatttttattgctaactaacttaaaccacctaaccttctccctttggcattcatcaaaaataatagCAAGCATAGACAAAAAATGGTA includes these proteins:
- the LOC122052076 gene encoding sorting nexin 2B-like, giving the protein MMGSEVAFGFDSPPEIEEMESLALSDSPSTVSSLPAAISASSDGDLFISPPSALHFPLSSTASGDGGDPAPSTASSFLDPPSYADIVFSPFDSQNGDDDNGADNGSMLRRDSSPRSTRAARSDYLKISVSDPNKEQETVNSLVPGGGTYFTYLITSQMRFGSAANGDGESEPVEFSVRRRFRDVVTLANRLAEGYRGFCIPPRPDKSVVESQVMQKNEFVEQRRSALEKYLWRLAEHPVIGMSDELRVFLQAKGKLPLPTTTDVASRMLDGAVRLPKQLFGAAAQVAPQEVVQPAKGGRDLLRIFKELKQAVTIEWGGVKPLLVEEDKEFLAKKEKMQDLELQLSTASQQAEALVNAQQDVGETMGEMGLAFIKLAKFETDQGIYNSQRIRATDTKNVATAAVKASRLYRELNAQTVKHLDTLHEYLGLMLAVNNAFSERASALLTVQTLMSDLTTLNIRIDKLEAASSKIFGGDRSRLRKVEELRETIKVTEDAKSCAIREYERIKENNRNELDRLDQERKDDFLSMLKGFVINQVGYSEKVANVWATVAEETSSYARGNS